In the Meiothermus sp. Pnk-1 genome, TGATAAGGATGGCTGAGAAACTCATTGTAAGCGCCGCTGAAGGCGGGCCAGGCTTCTGGCGGGGTGTCTAGAGCTTGACGGGCCATCTCGAGCGCTCGAGTAAGGAGCTGCTTCGCCCCGGCGAAGCCGAAGTCCTGGTTGGGTCGGGGTGCACTGTCGAGGAGGAAGGGAGCGGCCAAGCCCTCCCCGACTGGGCTGTTCGTCAGCCAGAGCCGCATCCGCTCGAGCACTTGCCGGGACTCCTCGAGAGCTGCCGTCCATAGCTCGGGGCCACTCTGCCCCAGAAAAGGCGGGGTGTTCGGCGGAAGGTGTAGCTGCAAAGGGGCCAGGCGCTCGAGCACCACTTCCAGCTCGTGGACGGTACGGGTGGCCTCGGATAGCGTTTCGCGGCCGACCGTACCGGTCTTGGGGCTGACGCTTCCGTGCGCCCTGACCGTCTTCAGGGCGTTGGCGAGCAGCCTCGAGGCGGGGAGCCAACCCAGTTGCAGGGCGCTGGCCCCGAACTCCGGGTGTGAACCGAACAGGATGATCTGGCCGGCGCCCACCGGCTGGTGGTAGGCGATGCGGGCGCCTCGGGCGATGGAGCGCTCGAGGGTAGTCTCGCCGTCGAGCCCCAGCGACCGCTCGAAGGGGGTGAAGGCTTCGGTTGCCCGCAGTACTTCCCCTGCCGCCCCTGGTTCCGGCGGGAAGAGGGGACCGTTGTAGTGAACGATCTCGAAAGGCTCGGAGAATCCCTCAAATAGCGGGTGATCCTCCGGCCTGACCTGTATCCGGCCCGTTCCTGGCGAGTCCAGACCCCACTCGCCGGTGGAGGCATTCAACGGGGTCACCTCGCACATCTGAAATTGGGCCGCCGCCGGTAGGGCTTCGCGGTAGGGGTCGCTCATCCTGAGTGGGTGACAGGAGCCTGCGCAGGTGCCGATGTATGTGCCCCCGGAATCGACCCAAGCGCGAACCCTGGCGACTCCTGTGGCTCCTAACGGCTCGAGTTGCCCGGCCATCGCTAGAAGCCCGCCGCCAGGGAAGATCACCGCGTCGAGACTGTCGAGGCCGCCCGCGGTGATCTCCTCCGCGTAGATCACCCTGGGCTGGCCCCCCCACAAGGCCAGCAGGGCTAGGTGGTGCGCGGGGGCTCCGCCGGAGGCGTAGACGGCCACCCGCAGGTTCCTCAACTGGGGAGGCCCCGAGAGCGTGGTCTCATTCCGCCGGTTTGTCATTTTCTCCTTTCATACCGTCTACCTGGATACTGTGATCTTCCCCGCCTCGAGCCCTAATTTCTCGGATCCAGGAGGTCCCGCAGCGCGTTGCCTAAAACATTGAAAGCCAGCACCGTCACCGCGATGAAAAGCCCTGGCCAGATCGCCAGCATGGGGTTGGAGTAGAGGTAAGCCTGGGCGTTTTGCAGCATGTTGCCCCAGGAAGCCAGTGGGGGCTGAATGCCCAGCCCCAGGTAGCTGAGGGCGGCCTCGGTGAGAATAGCCCAGCCTACCCCCAGGGTGGCCAGCACGATAGCCTGAGGCAGTACCTGGGGAAAGATATGCCGGAACATGATGCGTGCGTGGGAGGCTCCCAGGGCGTGCATCGCCTCCACAAACTCGCGCCCCCGGTACTTGGCGAACTCGGCGTAGACCACCCGCGCCATCTGAGCCCAGAAGCCGATTCCTACCGTGACTACCACGGTCAGGGGATGATTGCCGAAGACCGTCACGATCACCAGCACCAAGAAGAAGCTAGGGATGGACATAAACACGTCCACCAACCGCATCACTAGGGTTTCAGCCCAGCCTTTGAAATAGCCGGCTATGCTCCCGGCTAAGCTTCCGATGGTGAGCCCCACCAGCATGGAGAGCAGACCTACAGCGAGCGAGACCCGCCCCCCATAGAGCAACCGACTCAGCATGTCTCGCCCCAGCTCATCGGTACCAAAAGGATGGGCGGGGCTCGAGGTGGCCAGGATGTTAAGCGGGTCGGTGGCGTCTGGGGCTACCCGGTATAGGGTGGGACCAAAAACCACCAGTAAGGCTAACAGGCAGATTATTAGAAAAGCTCCTAACCCCACCGGGTTGCGGCGAACCCGCAGCCAGAAGCGACTGCGGGGGCGGGAGGGGGCGGAAGAACTCGGGATGGCGCTATTCATGGCTGATCCGGGGGTCTACGGCAGCGTAGAGAACGTCCACCAACAAGTTGACCAACACCACGATGGCTCCCACCAGCAATGTGACCCCCAGGATCACCGGGTAGTCGCGCCCGTTGGCGGCCTCAATGGCGAGCCGGCCCAGTCCGGCCCAACCAAAAACGCTCTCCACCACCACCGAGCCCGAAAAAAGCACGGTGGTGATGAGGCCCAGAATGGCGATGACCGGAACCAGGGCATTCTTGAGAGTGTGCTTGAGCAGCACCACCCGCTCCGGGACCCCCTTGGCTCGGGCGGTGCGCACGTAGTCTGAGGTGAGCACGTCCAGAAGGGCCGTGCGGGTAATGCGGATGACGTTGGGCATCAGGGTGAAGGCCAGCACCCCGGCGGGCATTGCCAAATGACGCAGGCGGTCTATGAGCGAGAACTCCTGGCCTACTGTGAAGATGCCCGAGGAGGGGAGCCACTTGAACTGCACCGCGAAGACGATGATGGCCACGATACCTAGCCAAAAGGCGGGTACTGACATGCCCACTGTGGCCAGGCTGCTGATCAGGTGGTCGGGCCAGCGGTTTTTGTACAAAGCCGACAGTACACCCAGCGCCACTCCTAATATGGCCGTGAGGGTCAGCGCGGTGAGGGCCAGCTGGAGGGTGTTACCCATCCGCTGCGCCAGCAGTGAGGCAACAGGAAGGCCTTGGTTGTAGGATTTGCCAAAATCTCCCCGCACTACCCCAGTCAGCCAGTCGAAGTAGCGCACCAGCACCGGGCGGTCTAGGCCATATTGTTTGAGCACTGCTTCACGCTCTTCGGCGGTGCGGCCCAAACTCACTGCCGAGGTGGGGCCTCCCGGGGCCAGGTTGATGAGTAAAAAGGTGACCGCCGAGATCAAAAACAGCACTACCCCCCCTTGGAGGAGCCGGCGGATGATGTAAGCGGCCACATTCAGCTCCTAGCGCTTGATGAACCACTCCGAGGAGTACTGGAAGGCCGTAGCGGTGTTGATGTCGGCCATCCCACCGACCCTTTCGTTACGCACGGAGATGATGTCGGGGTACCACAAGTAAAGGTAGGGTAGCTGCTCGGCCAGCAGACGCTGGATGCGTCGGTAGATGAGCACCTGCTCCTGCACTCCGGTGGCCTTGAGCCCCTCCTCGAGCAGTTTGTCTAACTCGGGATTTTTGTAGTTGGGGATGTTGTTGCCCTTGTCGGCAGCGGAGGAAGCATAGTAGGGGGTTACATCGGGGGTCGGAGGGGTGCTCCACCAGGCCAGGGTGGCTTCGTACTGGCGGTTGACGAACATCTTCTGGATGTAGGCATTCCACTCCATCACGTTGACGTTGGCCTTCACCCCGATGGCCTTCCAGTACTGCTGTACCAGCAGCGTGGCCGGAACCAGATAGCCGAACTGCCCGGTAGGCATGTCGATCTCGAAGGGCTTGCCATCTTTTTGCAATACCCCATCGGGGCCAGGGGTCCAGCCGGCCTGGGCCAGCAGTTGCTTGGCTTTCTCTGGGTTATAGGGATATTGGGGCACGTCCTTCACGTAAAAAGCTTTTTGCAAGGGGGCAATGGGACCGGTGGCGATAGTCCCATAACCGCGCACCACCGAGTCAATCATAGCCTTGCGGTCGATGGCGTAGAGCAGGGCCTGGCGCACCCGCACGTCGCGGAAGCGAGGGTCGTTCTGATTGAGCGCTACGAAGTAATAGAGGTTTTGACTCTGGCGCAGCACTTGCAGCTTGGGGTTGCGCTCCGCCCCGGCCAGCAGAGCGGGGTTAGAGACCCCCACGAAATCCAGTTCCCCGGAGATCGCCTGGGCCATCTGGGTGTTGGGATCGGGCACGATCTTGAACACGATCGAACTGATCTTGGGAGTACCGCCCCAGTACTTTTCGTACTTGACCAGACGTACGTAAGAGCCCGGCACGAACTCGGCCACCTGGAAAGCCCCGGTGCCGATGGGGTTCTTCTTGTTAAAGCTGGCTACCTGAAGGGGATTGTCGGCGTTGCCTAAAACGTGCTTGGGGAGGATGCCGGCATAATAGGCCAAGTAGTAGGGCAAAGAGGAAAAAGGCGCGTTGAGCACAAAGCGCACCGTGTAGGGGTTGACCACTTCCACGGTTTTGACTTTGCTGAAGTTACCGGCGTTTTGCGCGCCCAACTTTTTATTGAGCACTACGTCGTTGAAGGTAAAAGCCACATCTTCCGCGGTGAAGGGCTTGCCGTCGTGCCAGGTCACCCCTTTACGTAGGTGGAAGGTCCAGGAGAGCCCGTCTTGGGACACTTTCCAACTTGTAGCCAGACCGGGGGCTGGGCTCAGATCTTTCTTGTTGTAACGCACCAATTGATCGAAGA is a window encoding:
- a CDS encoding ABC transporter substrate-binding protein, which gives rise to MKGIRWKFGSISAVLLAGTLSLSRVLAQDYDPSATLNLATNADPTLNPWTPGAVVESNLINTIVFDQLVRYNKKDLSPAPGLATSWKVSQDGLSWTFHLRKGVTWHDGKPFTAEDVAFTFNDVVLNKKLGAQNAGNFSKVKTVEVVNPYTVRFVLNAPFSSLPYYLAYYAGILPKHVLGNADNPLQVASFNKKNPIGTGAFQVAEFVPGSYVRLVKYEKYWGGTPKISSIVFKIVPDPNTQMAQAISGELDFVGVSNPALLAGAERNPKLQVLRQSQNLYYFVALNQNDPRFRDVRVRQALLYAIDRKAMIDSVVRGYGTIATGPIAPLQKAFYVKDVPQYPYNPEKAKQLLAQAGWTPGPDGVLQKDGKPFEIDMPTGQFGYLVPATLLVQQYWKAIGVKANVNVMEWNAYIQKMFVNRQYEATLAWWSTPPTPDVTPYYASSAADKGNNIPNYKNPELDKLLEEGLKATGVQEQVLIYRRIQRLLAEQLPYLYLWYPDIISVRNERVGGMADINTATAFQYSSEWFIKR
- a CDS encoding ABC transporter permease, with the translated sequence MAAYIIRRLLQGGVVLFLISAVTFLLINLAPGGPTSAVSLGRTAEEREAVLKQYGLDRPVLVRYFDWLTGVVRGDFGKSYNQGLPVASLLAQRMGNTLQLALTALTLTAILGVALGVLSALYKNRWPDHLISSLATVGMSVPAFWLGIVAIIVFAVQFKWLPSSGIFTVGQEFSLIDRLRHLAMPAGVLAFTLMPNVIRITRTALLDVLTSDYVRTARAKGVPERVVLLKHTLKNALVPVIAILGLITTVLFSGSVVVESVFGWAGLGRLAIEAANGRDYPVILGVTLLVGAIVVLVNLLVDVLYAAVDPRISHE
- a CDS encoding ABC transporter permease is translated as MNSAIPSSSAPSRPRSRFWLRVRRNPVGLGAFLIICLLALLVVFGPTLYRVAPDATDPLNILATSSPAHPFGTDELGRDMLSRLLYGGRVSLAVGLLSMLVGLTIGSLAGSIAGYFKGWAETLVMRLVDVFMSIPSFFLVLVIVTVFGNHPLTVVVTVGIGFWAQMARVVYAEFAKYRGREFVEAMHALGASHARIMFRHIFPQVLPQAIVLATLGVGWAILTEAALSYLGLGIQPPLASWGNMLQNAQAYLYSNPMLAIWPGLFIAVTVLAFNVLGNALRDLLDPRN